The Lolium rigidum isolate FL_2022 chromosome 2, APGP_CSIRO_Lrig_0.1, whole genome shotgun sequence genomic interval TCATCTGCAGTGAAGATCATGATACAACTAGTTCCAATTTCACCTAGTTTTAAATTCTAATCCGTGGAGGCTTCGTGTATCATCCAACAACAAAAAGTGTTCTGGTTTTCGACGGTCAAGATCAGTCATTGACAAGGGTGCGGAAAAAATGCACATCTTATTATCAGATATGTATGTGAAGCTCATCTTGCTGAGCTTACAAGTGAAAACATGACCAATGATGATTGTACTACATACATACACTACATACACTGCCTCCTCTGCTAACTCAAGAGCAATGAATTGCCGATAACAATATCATCATATGCTATGCTATACAAGATCAACCTTCTTCTACACAAAAacaatatatatatgtatgtgtgtaCTCTGTGAAAGAAACAATGTGTATATATGTCAATGAATCGTTTAGAGCTTTTAGCTTCAGTCAACTAGAAGAAGGATTTGGTCGCCACATGGTCTTCTGTGCAAACAGAAGGCCTTCCTTGCCCTGGTAGTACGACAACCGGACCTCCCAGTGCAGCGACTTGATGATCGACTCCACCTCACTTATTGTCTCCATATCATCCCTAACAATCAGCCTCCCTCCTGGCCTCACTATCCGATCCACCTCCACAATCACACCTAACAGTTCACACCTACAACAACAATATTTATAGTCCACTAAGTTAATAAAATGTTCCTCATGCATATATTTGCTAAGATGTTTTCTCATTCACGacagtttttctttttttgagaaaacGCAATGACATTGTGTTTCATTTCATTGCAAAGAAGGATAGTTTTACAAGATTCACGGCAGTTTTCATGTTAGTGTCTGTTTATCTGTTGAAAAGAACATTACCTCTTCTTAACCTTGGAGAAGAGATGGTTCGCATGCACGAGATCGTAGCTTCTCGGGTAGGTGCTAAACGACTCGCACCAGTCGTGGTACAGTCCAAACAGCCCGCGTTCGTATATGATTGGGAGTGTGTCAGGCGATTCGATTGGAACTACATTCATGACCCACACCTTCATGTTTCGCAAAGCCGCTGCAAACCTGCATCAGGAAGCAGGTGCCAGGAACTCTTGTCAGGCACTGCCTTGTGCTCCTAGACTTGTGAAGAACAGTTCATGTAAATGCTGCCAACAGACTGCAAGGGAAGAAAGCTACAGACTGGGTGGCAGAAGAATTTACTTTCTTTTCGGTGCTGGAATAGAACAATGATGATGTGCAGTGTTCTTACCCTCCATATACAGCTTTCATATCCATAACGTTTCTGACAGCAGACCAATCAATACCGAAGCCTTCCATATATGAATTGCGTATGATCCGCTTCCAGTGCTCATAGTCTGCTTCAAAATCCTCAGGAGCAGGCTTTCCATACACTCCAGCCTCTGAGCTGTTCAGCCAGTAAGGTGGTCTTTCCACCCTCAGTGGCCATTCTTCTGGCCACCGTGAACCACGTGTGGCGGGGTCTGTGGGCAATTTATGCAGACAAGACTGCAATGAAACATTCCTGAAGGGCAATAAGAGAACACACAAACCTCAAATTAGGTACAAGATCTAGGGATCAGCATCATAGATATAACCTGTTGAGAATGAGAACACTTACCAGACAGCATCAGGATTGTCATATTCTCCACACAGTGGAGGGTTTGCAGCAGATCTTGCATCATAGCAGCGGTTGTCCATTGGTTTTTGGAAAATTGCTACGCCTTTCTTATTTATGCTCTCCTTTACTTTATTCACCAATGTCCAGCACATTGACCTTGTTAGAGCAGACATCGCTGGCAAAGTGCAAAAAAAATGATATTAGATAGGTAATTTGCCATTTCATTGCAACAGCGAGTTGACCTGGTCATGGAATTTACCTTCCCATATCTCAACATCTTCCGGCAGTTTCTGGTATACAGGAGTCGCAGACCACACAAAGTAACCACCAGGGCGTAACAGCCTGTTCAATTCTAGCAAGAGCTTACCACCTGCCAGCCAGATAACACTCGTGTCAGAAGACAACAACACCTAGTTATGGTATTGTACAAGAAGAGGCTTGATGTAACAGAAAGTACCTTCAATATGCCACGGTACCCTACAGCGTGCACAATGGACAACATCAAAGACCCCGCCAGGAAACGGGAGCCTTTTCGTGCCCATAACTGCTGATATAGCAGGGATTCCTCTCTCGAGAGCAAACTGCACCTGAGCCTCATGCTCATCTTTAGGTGCAAAGGACATAGTAAGCACATCTCTGTCGAACATGTATCCTCCAAAGCTAGCAACCCCGCAGCCCACGTCTAAGATAACACGGCTTCGTTTTCCCCAGGCCACATCTTTCTTTGCCTGTGTAGTAGCATCACACATGTCAAACAAAGAACATCATCCCTTTTCACAGGGAAACAAGATAACCCTATTCTGCTCCATTACATTTGATCTGAAACCTTAGACAACATGTAGGCAATAATAGTTATGCATAATTAAGTTTTAAAGAAATTTGTGCACGGCACTTACTCAATTAATCATTAGCATTATCTGACCATGGCATGCCTATAGTAAATTAACATATACTCCATCTGTCCAAAAGTAAGtgactcaactttttctagatacggatgtatctacacacaaaAAACAACGTCTAGATACAaccatatctagataaagttgagtcacttatttttgGATGGAGGCCGTACAAAATATTGCAATAACCTTATTCGCAATGCGCAGGCTCTGAACTTATCAACTTGCCATAAAAGTATTCTGTTGAATGGCAACAGTTGATTGTTACCTCCTGAATGAAATCAATGTAATGCAAAGCACCGCGCTTGAACTGAGTCCCACCTCCCGGAAATATCAGGTGCTCCCCAGAGACATTCACCCAGTTCTGGTGCCCCTTGAACTCCACCAACTGAGTATGGGGGACATTGTTGTACCATATCTGCACCAAACAAAACCCCAAGGAAGTAAACAAACCGTGTCTGTCTGCACATAACTGAACTCACTCACGCATCAACAACGGAGAATTTCTGAACCTGATCTCGGCTCTTCGGCCACCGTATCGGGCTCCGGTACCCCTTGGGCAGAGGGACGAGGCAGGCCGGAGGCTCCTTGGGGCAATGCCGCTCCCGGTGCTCGTAGTGCTCGTCGTGCTGGAGCTTCCTGATGACCTCCAGGTTGTCGAGGCACGGTATGTAGTCGGCTCCGGCCTCGGCATCGCAGAGCTTCCAATTGTCGGCCGTCGGGACACCCGACACCACTGTGGCGGTCTGCTCCTTGTCATCAGTCTCCGTGTTGGACTTGGCAGCCTGCGTGCGCCATGTCGCCGAATCTGTGGCTGTCTGGTTGAGCAGCTCCGCCTGGCTCGCGTCCGGGAACACCTCGGCGTCCCTTTTCAACTCCTGCTCCTGATCGTCCGGCTTCGCCTTCGGATCTGTCACATTCTGTTCGTCAGGATTAGTTTGCTCCTGATCCCCATCTGGCTTCGCCACCTTGGGATCTGTCACAATCTGTTCCTCAGGCGGCTGATTTGCTCTCTCTGTGGGCTCTGCCACGGCGTCCTGTCTCGCCGCAGGAGGCTCCTCCTGCTCATCGGAGCCGTCTTCTCTGATGAAGGTGGTTGTGTTCCCATCCACCGGGGCTACGTCTGGTTCCGTTCCGCCGGCGGGGGCGGGGCGGCGGGGCAATGGGGCCGCCTGGAACAGGGAGTACTCAGCGGGGGAGACGAGCGTGGAGGAGGTCATCCAGACGCCGACCAGGCAGAGCCCGACGaagacggtgacggtggtggcagaacagtacgaggaggaggcggcggcggcggcgtgctgcgGCTGCCGCCGGACGACGTCGATGCGCGTCTGCCCGGGCGCCATTGGTTCCTTATCGAACAAGGAACCTAGTCACGAGATGGAATGCATGGTGGGTGGGGGACTGGATTGGAAGAAGATCTGAGTGGATCCGAGCTCAAAGATTATCAAGAAATCGATTCAGAATTGCCAAGGAATCGAGCAACAGGAGGGAGAAGGGGGGAGAATCCGACAGGAAAGAAACCCTCTTTTTCTTGGTTGCCAGCAAAAATATATCAGCATTATTTTGGCCAAACCTACAACCTCAATTATTGGATTACACTAATTTGTAGAGCTAAAACTTCAATAATTGTGAAACGAATGGAGTACAGTGGGGTTGTTGACATTCTATTTACCTTCCAAGGGCAATGCCAATACTACACGCAAAAAAAAGAAGGGCAATGCCAATATAGGCGCCAAACCGCATCAAAGGGATGTACAGTCGAGGTGCACTGATATCCTGAACTGGATGATAACCTTCCTCCTACTGGTTCAGTTATTCTCGTCCAGCCACCCTTAAGTAAAACAGTATAGTAGTACTATAAGAACTGAAGAAATATGTGAGCCTTCACAGTAATCTTGCAGGAAAAAGTGAACTGTCACGAACAATTACTCTGCAAGAAAGGGAACACGATTAACTTCAATTTGTTCCTCACATATTGGCTGGCATGACGTTCCAAGTTGGAAACATAGAatgcaggtgaatcataaagttaTGGCTAGGCTAGGGTGGATCGAACATCCCTAGCTGGACAGGAGCGCAGGGTCCAGAATTTCCAAAAATCTCGTCATGCCCTTCTTTGTTTAAACTGAAGGGAAAACAACTATAAACATGTACCAACAAGTAGCAGCATGAACACATATTTTGCATTTCGCAATAATCAGCTCATGATCTTTATGGCATTGATTACAATTTTTCCCTTGTGGATATAATGCAGTGTTTGATTTACATCTTCCGCAGCAAAGTTATACTGTCTTGTTAAGGTCCCACCACATGACCTTTTTTGTTCAGACAACTGAAGGGAATTTACAAATTCTAAAACTAAAAACTGAACAAAGCTGTTGAGATCGATACTATAGCGATAGTTTCTGGTAATATGGCAGGGAACACGGTTTAACTTGCACAAAATCAAGCCTCGGGCATTTGATCCGCTGATTAGCCAAAAACAAGGTCGGTTGAATTAAAATTGGCAAAATCATCCGGATTAGACTGTCGAGTGAAGTAGCCTGCAGGTTTCCGCCAATCAAGAGTAGAAGCGGCACTTTCCAGTCCCAGCACATACCGTACACTCATCGGCATCACCTGCAACGTGCCTCAGGCAGTACTTGATGCGATCGTTTATAATATCCTGCAGAACAGGTTTGCCATGCAATTAATAGCTGGTATACTATGGTATGGTATTGACAACAGAATTTATAATCTGTTCCTGTTTTTAGTTGCTATCAATGATAGCCTTTTTTCCTTGCCTCTTGTATAAAGAGAAAACTGCTTTGGATAATAAGAATCAATTTTCATATGGTACATTGGTGAATATCATATTTTCCACAAAACTTGCTTTGGTAGGGTAAATACCATTTCACCTTGCAAAAGAGAGGTAAATACCACATTCTCTCTAATTTTTATCGGTAAATACCATACCAACAAATAAAAAGTTACATACCAAAGTGAACTACCAGTAAAGTTTACAAGGACGTTGTAATGTTTTATCTAGAAATGGTAAGTTAAGATGTGATGGCACTTCAAGGGAATGAAATATTAATACGGTCTATTCAATAACTTTATTTACAGTTCATTGTCATGTCAGCTACGAACAGAGGACCAATCCTTCTACATGTTGCATGTAAACAAGAAATGAAATTAGATGCATTCACTGACTATAATCTATTCcataataacaaaacaaaaatctaACCTCCCTTTTCAAAAGGAAAGTACAACGTTCCATTCCAGAAAATGTAGCAAATCTCCGTTACTGTAGAGAAATTTATGAAAAGATTCCACATTCATCCATAGGCATCTAATTTTGTTTTCTAACAGCGACAAATTGTTGTAAGAGATAGACTACTCAATACAGTTTAGTGTGATAATAAGCTATCTAGAGGAGAATTAATGAGCACATACCACCATAAGCTCATGTAATCCAATAGGGGCAGTGATGATGTAGGGCACGTTTGAGTGCTCTTTTGAGGCTTCTGATGCTAAAGAAGGGATATCCTGAGAAAAAGCAGTGCCAATTTGTATGAGAATTCATGCCTTAGTGGAGCTATATAAGCAATAAAACAGTAGATAGACACTGCTACCATCATTTTATTAAAGATTTTAAAAACTTTCTACCAATCTAAAAAGAATCTCAAGAACATACTTTGTTCCAGTGTCGTCCAGGGGAAAGGAAATATGGAGTGACAATAATACGAGATGCTCCCTGCTGCACACATCTTCCAAATGCTTCCTTAATAGTAGGCTCAGCAAGTTCCTTCATTTTGTCAAAAGCACACATTTAGCAACTTCATGCATCGCAAAGTGAAAGAATACCCCCCAATCATAGAGATGAGAACTGATAGTGATATGATTCACACAAAAGTCTATAGCAGATTTAACCTAATGTTACAAATATATAGCAATTGGAGAATGAAAAACAAATATCAAACAAATTTTGGTACCAGCAATACATCTTTCCAAGGATTTGGAAGCAAAATAAGTATACATGGCAAGCTaaaaaggtactccctccgttcctttctatagtgcctataggttTTTGGCatatgtttcagaatataaggctgtagcttggattttttcaattaccccctccaccggtcaactcccacacgacatgcatgaaaaaaaaatcatacaaaataagaaacaattatttgagattcctaatgcatgaccccaatgatttcttagatttaggaagcaatgtttttctttccttaattaaacctggctgcacgtatatggagagtcaaccagagagatttgtgggatttgttacagtaagttaggaagttatcgattcCCTAATTTTACtccgatctcaaatcgttcagctaggggggtCTTGTGAAAAAAATACtcatgcgctaatttccgtgccaaaaaactataggcactataaaatggaacagagggagtactatataATGCTAAATTAGCACACATTAACAAAATCATACAGATTTGGTCTGTAATGGAGGCCTGCGTATGGGATTCAACTGTACTGCACTTCTATGAAGTTAGTTTTGGTGATTTATCTAAATTTCGTATCATAAAAAAAAGGAAGCTCATGGTATTTTATGTTACTCAACCCAGATGGCCAATTGAATATATGTAGTTGATTTTCAACAAGATGTCCAAATAAACACATGCCTTATATTTTGACTGAACTAAACCCAGCTGTACAAGCTAAGGAATTGTATATGGACACTCCAGTGAATTACAAAGAAAACAGAATGCTTGTCATCACATATGTCTCTCTTCTACATCTTTATACGAACTAAAAGTCACATTATTTGTCTGGTCCTACATGTTTCTGTTCAAAATAAGAAAACAATGGTACTAATGAAATAAAAAATATCTCATTTCTATCAGTTTGGCTATGAAAATTATTAATTAAGTAAAAGCTTATTTATTTTCAGTTCTTTCTCCACACCTAGAGTTATTCATTGACACACTGGAAGTGCTTACAACATGGTATTTCTCGATTTAAGACAATCCCATAAAAAAAGGTGATGTAGAAGCTACCAACATGAAACTGCACCTAACTCACGATATATAACAATATTTAATTAAAATAGAAAGCTTTCAATACAAGTGAAGCAGACACATACACTACAGCTACATGTGTATTGTTATGTGGCCTATCGCCTATGGGTAAACCAAGTGCAACGGTAATACAAGGTTTCATAGGTGTGTCAATGAATAGCTCACTGGCTATATAACTACTGTATAAAATCACTGGCTATATAACTACTGTATAAAATCATGTCCGAATTCTAAATGTGTGACACCTGGTAAGTTGACCAGTACAGGGTGCCATGCAATAGCTTAAGCATTAGTCCCCACTCCATTTGAATTTAAAATTGACAAATTTGAAGCTTCAGTCTGCATCCTAAAGCTCAAAGACAGATCACAGAAATCTGTACCCAGAAATTTATCCGTAACTTGAAACCCATATTGTAAGTTGATATAATGATCACATgttttgcttgaaaaatagtgcaCATGCTATGCTACCTAATGATGACAGCAACTGTTactttgatgataagaaaatttcAAGGAACTTACAAGCTTCAAGCAAAGCTTAATAGATTCACAATTTGCAGTTAGGCACATCCCTATTCAGCAAATACAATTTCAGAAAAATGAAACAAGCAATAAACGTACCATATGAGCAGGCTCGACAATATTGTAACCAGTCCTTGCCCTGAACATGCTAACAAAATCATCTACAATTTTCAGGATAAATTAATAAAGGAAGTTACCACTAGAAACACCAGAAAACTCCCAACAAATAACCGATCAATTACTTAGCATGAGATTAGATTCTTGTCGACGTGACCCATGATCGACTATGACCACACCAACATCCTCTCCCACAATACAATCTTGTCCTCCAGTGGTTTCAGGCCTAGACGTAGAATTTGGTCTGAAATTCGCAGCCCGATGTAAACTATTTCTTCTGATTGgcgaaaacttgataaaatcacaTGAAGAACTCACACCAGTGCTCCTAATGCCAATAAGTAAGAAATCGAGTTAAAACTAAATGCAACACAAGAGATATAAAATTATATTAAAAAATCGTTGGAACCCAACAAATTAAATACATGCCCATCAGAAAACAAAATACCTTAAAGAATATTTGTTTGTTGAATTTGCAGTGAAGGGTTGTAAGGAGATTGACATAGGGCACACAGACATAACAGGAAATGCAGAAAGTTGGCCTGAGTAAGGTAACAATAGGGGATCACTCAAAGTTAAAATAATAGGCACCTTCTCAATAAGAGAACTTCCCAGTTGCGACAATAGTATTCCCAATGAAAGCATGGATATTGCAAAAGACAAAAGTGTATCAAGAAATACGAATAGAAGGCTTGGCAGTCCCTGCATTTCCATATGAGCAGGTCCACTTTCATTTGGAAACAACAATTAGTACCTTTAATTTAGTGTCATTTAATTTGAACTTAGCTCCACTAATTGCTAGAGAGATCATTTCAAAAACTACTCGCTATAGCTAAACCAATGCACACAATTTATTTTTATTGAAATATAAATAGGAACAAAAGTAAATATTATCGGTTAAGAAAAGGAAAATG includes:
- the LOC124692001 gene encoding probable methyltransferase PMT26 translates to MAPGQTRIDVVRRQPQHAAAAASSSYCSATTVTVFVGLCLVGVWMTSSTLVSPAEYSLFQAAPLPRRPAPAGGTEPDVAPVDGNTTTFIREDGSDEQEEPPAARQDAVAEPTERANQPPEEQIVTDPKVAKPDGDQEQTNPDEQNVTDPKAKPDDQEQELKRDAEVFPDASQAELLNQTATDSATWRTQAAKSNTETDDKEQTATVVSGVPTADNWKLCDAEAGADYIPCLDNLEVIRKLQHDEHYEHRERHCPKEPPACLVPLPKGYRSPIRWPKSRDQIWYNNVPHTQLVEFKGHQNWVNVSGEHLIFPGGGTQFKRGALHYIDFIQEAKKDVAWGKRSRVILDVGCGVASFGGYMFDRDVLTMSFAPKDEHEAQVQFALERGIPAISAVMGTKRLPFPGGVFDVVHCARCRVPWHIEGGKLLLELNRLLRPGGYFVWSATPVYQKLPEDVEIWEAMSALTRSMCWTLVNKVKESINKKGVAIFQKPMDNRCYDARSAANPPLCGEYDNPDAVWNVSLQSCLHKLPTDPATRGSRWPEEWPLRVERPPYWLNSSEAGVYGKPAPEDFEADYEHWKRIIRNSYMEGFGIDWSAVRNVMDMKAVYGGFAAALRNMKVWVMNVVPIESPDTLPIIYERGLFGLYHDWCESFSTYPRSYDLVHANHLFSKVKKRCELLGVIVEVDRIVRPGGRLIVRDDMETISEVESIIKSLHWEVRLSYYQGKEGLLFAQKTMWRPNPSSS
- the LOC124686774 gene encoding sirohydrochlorin ferrochelatase, chloroplastic-like — translated: MSVCPMSISLQPFTANSTNKYSLRSTGVSSSCDFIKFSPIRRNSLHRAANFRPNSTSRPETTGGQDCIVGEDVGVVIVDHGSRRQESNLMLNDFVSMFRARTGYNIVEPAHMELAEPTIKEAFGRCVQQGASRIIVTPYFLSPGRHWNKDIPSLASEASKEHSNVPYIITAPIGLHELMVDIINDRIKYCLRHVAGDADECTVCAGTGKCRFYS